The following nucleotide sequence is from Pseudomonadota bacterium.
GATCCCATCGAACACCGGCATCACCCAGTCCGTCAGGATCAGATCGGGTGTGTTCTGTGAAAACAGGTCGAGTGCAACTGCGCCATCTTCGGCCTCCTGAATCGACCGGATACCGAGGCCATGAAGCAAAAGCCGCACGATACGCCGCATGTGCAGTGAATCATCAACAACCAGAACGGAAAGGTTGGAAAGATCGTACGCCATGACGCTAGGTACAAGTACTGAAAACGCCGAAATACTGCATTCGGCTTAGTAAGCAATTAACATGGGTCGCTGGTCGCGCTGGGTGCGACGTTAGAACCCTGAAAACTGCTCGTTCAATACCCGTTCCTCAAGTGAATGGCCTGGATCAAAAAGCATTACCGCGCGGTCCTGCCGATTTTCGATAATGTCAACGCGTGTGACGTTTCGGGTTTCATCCGCGTCCGCAGCCACAGCAACGGGCCGTTTTTCCGCTTCAAGAATATCGAACCGGACGCGCGCCGTCGCTGGCAGGATGGCACCGCGCCAGCGCCGAGGCCGGAACGGGCTGATAGGCGTCAGTGCGAGCATCGAGGCCGTAATGGGTAGAATTGGTCCATGGGCGGACAGGTTGTAGGCCGTCGAGCCGGCGGGCGTTGCGACCATTGCGCCGTCGCAGATCAGCTCTTGTAGCCGTACCCGGTGATCGACCGAGATCTGGAGTTTTGCTGCCTGATGGGTTTGCCGTAGAAGCGAGACTTCATTAAGGGCGCGTGCGGTGTGCACGGTCCCGGCTTGATCATGGGCTTCCATCGCCAGTGGATGGATTGTCGTGGCAATGGCGGTTGAAAGCCGTTCCAAGAGATTCTCTTCGG
It contains:
- a CDS encoding NAD kinase; this encodes MSAPRFERIGFIASSVEEAQTALERLQDRYGLHPSDNADVVVALGGDGLMLSALHRFMNTGKPIYGMNRGSVGFLMNEYAEENLLERLSTAIATTIHPLAMEAHDQAGTVHTARALNEVSLLRQTHQAAKLQISVDHRVRLQELICDGAMVATPAGSTAYNLSAHGPILPITASMLALTPISPFRPRRWRGAILPATARVRFDILEAEKRPVAVAADADETRNVTRVDIIENRQDRAVMLFDPGHSLEERVLNEQFSGF